A window of Streptomyces sp. SAI-127 contains these coding sequences:
- a CDS encoding helix-turn-helix domain-containing protein: MPEEPNVRKLDARSLRGLAHPLRMQLLDALRHGGPATASQLAGKLGESSGATSYHLRQLAAHGFVEDAPERGKGRERWWKAVHKGLTFDDALLTDSDPAVRGAADMYLHEVATAQIQNLSNWLGERVTWPEEWNRVWDMSSATLRLTPELTKELIEKMHALVDTYRDLPTEDNAAQVRIHTHAFPITTD, translated from the coding sequence ATGCCGGAAGAGCCCAACGTACGGAAACTCGACGCCCGTTCACTGCGCGGGCTGGCCCATCCCCTGCGGATGCAGCTGCTGGACGCCCTGCGCCACGGCGGTCCCGCCACCGCGTCCCAACTCGCCGGGAAACTGGGCGAGTCGAGCGGCGCCACCAGCTACCACCTGCGCCAGCTGGCCGCACACGGCTTCGTGGAGGACGCCCCGGAGCGCGGCAAGGGGCGGGAGCGCTGGTGGAAGGCGGTCCACAAGGGGCTGACCTTCGACGACGCCCTGCTCACCGATAGCGATCCGGCCGTGCGCGGTGCCGCCGACATGTACCTCCACGAGGTCGCCACCGCCCAGATCCAGAACCTCTCCAACTGGCTGGGCGAGCGCGTCACCTGGCCCGAGGAGTGGAACCGCGTCTGGGACATGAGCAGCGCGACGCTACGGCTGACCCCCGAGCTGACCAAGGAACTCATCGAGAAGATGCACGCCCTGGTCGACACCTACCGCGATCTGCCGACCGAGGACAACGCGGCCCAGGTACGCATCCACACGCACGCCTTCCCGATCACCACGGACTGA
- a CDS encoding S16 family serine protease, whose amino-acid sequence MLSRLTRPQAVAVCALPVVALVATALFAPLPFALAQPGMTANVLGENKGAEVITISGAKTRTTSGQLRMTTIEATGPDTHVSLGDVFDSWFRTDRAVMPHDAVYPSGQSVKEIEKHNTAQMKESQDAATEAALNYLKLGDDKVKVTLKLADVGGPSAGLLFTLGIIDKLNGDGAGGDLTGGRTIAGTGTIDADGTVGAVGGVALKTQAAQRDGATVFLVPEEECSDAKEELPKGLRLIPVTSLKGAVSALTVLESGKGSVPAC is encoded by the coding sequence GTGCTCTCTCGCCTCACGCGCCCCCAGGCCGTCGCCGTCTGTGCCCTGCCTGTCGTGGCACTGGTCGCCACGGCCCTCTTCGCGCCGCTGCCGTTCGCTCTGGCGCAGCCCGGGATGACGGCGAACGTCCTCGGCGAGAACAAGGGCGCGGAGGTGATCACGATCTCCGGGGCGAAGACGCGTACGACGAGCGGGCAGCTGCGGATGACGACCATCGAGGCGACCGGGCCCGACACCCATGTCTCGCTCGGTGACGTCTTCGACAGCTGGTTCCGCACCGACCGGGCGGTCATGCCCCACGACGCGGTCTACCCGAGCGGGCAGAGCGTCAAGGAGATCGAGAAGCACAACACCGCGCAGATGAAGGAGTCCCAGGACGCGGCGACCGAGGCGGCGCTGAACTACCTGAAGCTCGGGGACGACAAGGTCAAGGTCACGCTGAAGCTCGCGGACGTCGGCGGGCCCAGCGCGGGGCTGCTGTTCACCCTGGGGATCATCGACAAGCTGAACGGTGACGGCGCCGGGGGCGACCTCACGGGCGGCCGCACCATCGCCGGGACGGGGACGATCGACGCGGACGGGACGGTCGGCGCGGTGGGCGGCGTGGCACTGAAGACGCAGGCCGCGCAGCGGGACGGGGCGACGGTGTTCCTGGTCCCCGAGGAGGAGTGCTCCGACGCGAAGGAAGAACTGCCGAAGGGGCTGCGGCTCATCCCGGTGACGTCCCTGAAGGGGGCGGTGAGTGCGCTGACCGTACTGGAGTCGGGTAAGGGGTCCGTCCCCGCCTGCTAG